One window of Phycisphaerales bacterium AB-hyl4 genomic DNA carries:
- a CDS encoding FadR/GntR family transcriptional regulator: MKKPSATSPQFERLQPTPNLVEQVVEQLREQVVTGRFQPDEALPSEGRLAEQFGVSRTVLREAMHQLRYAGLIEVSHGRRPRVKAPNADASLLSLTTWMQRSDLAIDQLLEVRRPIECEIVRLATTRGDAEMLRELRNCIDRLRKATTMARRVAFDALFHRQLAEAAGNPIFLLLLDALNPLLVEQRRRTLKGRGAERAAADHEAILDRIEQHDPAGATQAMMDHLIWPHG, from the coding sequence ATGAAGAAGCCCTCGGCCACATCGCCACAGTTCGAAAGATTGCAGCCGACGCCCAACCTGGTCGAGCAGGTGGTCGAGCAGCTCCGCGAACAGGTGGTGACGGGGCGATTCCAGCCGGACGAGGCCTTGCCGTCTGAAGGGCGACTTGCTGAGCAGTTTGGTGTGTCCCGCACTGTCCTGCGTGAAGCGATGCATCAACTGCGTTACGCCGGATTGATCGAGGTGTCGCACGGTCGACGTCCGCGTGTGAAAGCGCCGAACGCCGATGCGAGCCTACTGAGTCTCACGACTTGGATGCAGCGCAGTGATCTCGCGATTGACCAACTGCTCGAGGTGCGTCGTCCAATCGAGTGCGAGATCGTTCGCCTTGCGACGACGAGGGGCGATGCAGAGATGCTGCGTGAGTTGCGCAACTGTATCGACCGGCTCCGTAAAGCGACCACCATGGCGCGACGCGTGGCGTTTGACGCTCTGTTTCACCGTCAGCTCGCCGAGGCAGCGGGCAACCCGATCTTCCTCCTCCTGCTCGACGCGTTGAATCCACTGCTCGTGGAGCAGCGACGGCGCACTCTGAAGGGGCGTGGTGCCGAGCGGGCTGCTGCGGACCACGAGGCGATCCTCGACCGCATCGAGCAGCATGACCCCGCCGGCGCGACGCAGGCAATGATGGATCACCTGATCTGGCCCCATGGTTAA
- a CDS encoding DUF6785 family protein codes for MTVRAVLTGLLLGWLISATTYFNDFVISQTMLIGNFLPISVFGVAMLLLLIINPLLGSVSAKLPLRPAELAILVAVALAACGWPGSGFYRGIATTTALPAHWLQTNSGWRAAEVMSYVPGGSPHVAPGQVRDWSALAARLHEADPDSDAGRVAERFSAMSRRHLAELATSDRATLSDARPVMRAINQELIDPIPIADGAAIWQQVQQLGPIAAQALERAEARQSRIDDWQAEHAALREQIEAADDSDAAAALESDRRSAQRQSEILERERDHWYRHANRAVLAELFDDLLLPAPEGSGVLAAQGRVDPDVVSDLMQGRGDFSIRQVPWGSWTPVLFTWGGLAMLIGLASLALAVIVHPQWSRRELLPYPVARFVEEISRRDEKSLLPRLLSNSLFWYGFAALLALHLVNGLHAWFDQVPAIPRQFDFTAMRELFPNASRVPGSTAYFLPTVYPSVIAFAFFLTFAVSFSLGVSQLLFLMLGAVMIAQGLSFSQSVITAEQGNLLRFGAYGGIALMIAYTGRRYYLNVLTSSVGLPRRKDTPMSSVWAARLLAVCLVGAVLLLAQAGLAPVLAAVFVLLVMMMMLVLSRIVAETGAFFLQPWWMPVAVMTALFGIEAIGPTAFIVLAIASIVIVGDPREALMPYLTNALQIGERSANTRPTRVAPWLAIMVVTGFVVAGVATFTLQYQHGVAGVDTWTNRNLPSMPFGQLNHYLAEMNAYDTLTEATTAQGLERLSMVQPMSGAVPWTILGLVLVVTTAAARLRLPWWPLHPVAFLVWGSYPIQMFAASFLLGCLVKVAIVKFAGTAGYSRLVPLMVGVIAGELSAGLLWMIVGGTYYGFTGITPARYAIFPG; via the coding sequence TTGACCGTTCGTGCCGTGCTCACAGGGCTGCTGCTGGGTTGGCTGATTTCGGCCACCACGTACTTCAACGATTTTGTCATCAGCCAGACGATGCTGATCGGTAATTTTCTGCCGATTTCAGTCTTCGGCGTGGCGATGCTGCTGCTGCTCATCATTAACCCGCTGCTGGGCAGCGTCTCAGCCAAACTACCATTACGGCCGGCGGAGTTGGCGATCCTCGTGGCGGTGGCGCTGGCGGCGTGCGGTTGGCCAGGGTCGGGCTTCTACCGTGGCATAGCCACGACGACCGCTCTGCCTGCCCACTGGTTGCAGACCAACTCCGGCTGGCGAGCTGCGGAAGTGATGTCCTATGTGCCCGGCGGGTCGCCGCACGTCGCGCCGGGGCAGGTCCGCGACTGGTCGGCACTGGCCGCCCGGCTGCACGAGGCGGACCCGGACTCCGACGCCGGACGCGTGGCCGAGCGTTTCAGCGCCATGTCCCGCCGCCACCTGGCGGAACTGGCCACGAGCGACCGCGCCACCTTGTCCGATGCCCGGCCGGTCATGCGCGCTATCAACCAGGAGCTGATCGATCCAATCCCGATCGCCGATGGAGCCGCAATCTGGCAGCAGGTGCAACAGCTCGGCCCGATCGCTGCACAAGCCCTTGAGCGTGCCGAAGCTCGGCAGTCACGGATCGACGACTGGCAGGCGGAACATGCTGCGCTGCGCGAGCAGATCGAGGCGGCCGACGATTCCGATGCGGCCGCCGCCCTCGAAAGCGATCGTCGGTCGGCTCAACGGCAGTCCGAAATCCTCGAACGTGAACGGGATCACTGGTACCGGCACGCCAATCGCGCGGTGCTCGCCGAGTTGTTTGACGATCTTTTGCTGCCCGCCCCGGAAGGCTCGGGCGTGCTTGCGGCGCAGGGACGCGTCGATCCGGACGTCGTAAGCGATCTGATGCAGGGCCGCGGCGACTTCAGCATCCGTCAGGTCCCGTGGGGCAGTTGGACGCCGGTGCTTTTCACATGGGGCGGTCTTGCGATGCTGATTGGCTTGGCGAGCCTGGCACTGGCAGTGATCGTGCACCCTCAGTGGTCGCGGCGCGAGTTGCTGCCGTACCCGGTCGCGCGGTTTGTGGAGGAGATTTCGCGACGAGACGAAAAGTCATTGCTGCCTCGCCTGTTGAGCAACAGCCTGTTCTGGTACGGCTTCGCGGCGCTGCTCGCGCTTCACCTGGTCAACGGCCTTCATGCCTGGTTCGACCAAGTGCCTGCAATTCCACGCCAGTTCGACTTCACGGCGATGCGTGAGCTGTTTCCCAATGCATCGCGCGTCCCTGGGAGCACCGCCTACTTCCTGCCAACGGTTTACCCCTCGGTCATTGCCTTTGCCTTTTTTCTGACTTTTGCAGTTTCTTTCAGCCTGGGCGTCTCGCAATTGCTGTTCCTGATGCTTGGCGCGGTGATGATCGCGCAAGGCTTGTCGTTCAGTCAAAGCGTGATCACTGCCGAACAGGGCAACCTGCTGCGGTTCGGTGCGTATGGAGGAATCGCGCTGATGATCGCCTACACCGGGCGGCGCTACTATCTCAACGTGCTGACCAGCAGTGTCGGCCTGCCGCGCCGGAAGGACACCCCGATGTCGTCGGTGTGGGCAGCGCGACTACTGGCGGTCTGCCTTGTCGGCGCGGTGCTGCTGCTCGCACAGGCGGGGCTCGCACCGGTACTGGCGGCTGTGTTCGTGCTGCTGGTGATGATGATGATGCTGGTGTTGTCGCGCATCGTCGCGGAGACCGGGGCCTTTTTCCTTCAGCCGTGGTGGATGCCGGTGGCGGTTATGACTGCGCTGTTCGGCATTGAGGCGATCGGTCCCACCGCGTTCATCGTGCTGGCGATCGCGAGCATCGTTATCGTCGGCGACCCCCGTGAAGCGCTCATGCCTTACCTGACCAACGCCCTGCAGATCGGCGAACGCAGTGCCAACACTCGTCCCACCCGCGTCGCCCCCTGGCTGGCGATCATGGTCGTGACCGGGTTCGTCGTGGCAGGTGTCGCGACGTTCACCCTTCAGTACCAGCACGGCGTCGCGGGCGTGGACACCTGGACCAATCGCAACCTGCCTTCCATGCCCTTCGGTCAACTGAACCACTACCTCGCCGAGATGAACGCCTACGACACGCTCACCGAAGCGACCACCGCCCAGGGGCTCGAACGGCTGAGCATGGTGCAGCCGATGAGCGGCGCCGTTCCGTGGACAATCCTTGGCCTCGTGCTGGTGGTGACGACCGCTGCCGCACGCCTCCGGCTCCCCTGGTGGCCGTTGCACCCGGTGGCCTTCCTGGTCTGGGGGTCGTACCCGATCCAGATGTTCGCCGCGTCGTTCCTGCTGGGGTGCCTGGTGAAGGTCGCAATCGTCAAATTTGCGGGTACGGCCGGCTACAGTCGACTGGTCCCGCTGATGGTCGGCGTCATCGCCGGCGAACTGAGTGCCGGCCTGCTCTGGATGATCGTCGGCGGAACGTATTATGGCTTCACGGGTATCACGCCCGCAAGGTACGCCATCTTCCCCGGCTGA
- a CDS encoding aldehyde dehydrogenase encodes MLQLRLLIDNEWSDAQQSRTFPVTNPATGEVIAQAAEASADDVDRAVGAARSAFERGEWSEREPDDRADILLRVASLLNERQAEFARLECLDSGKPIRETSTVDIPYSIRAFEYFANIAREVKGEVIPVKGKRVLDFQTFEPHGVVAAITPWNFPLHLFTRAICPALAAGNTVVAKTSPMTPATSGLLGELLLAAGMPAGTINILHGGREAGEALVSHPDVRMITFTGSEPVGRSIMEASSRSPIIKKMILELGGKGAFIADADCDVEAAVASVLVGFCLTQGQVCCASTRLYLHADIYHDFLDRLVRRAESLRIGDPLDPKTQLGTLMNQAQLDRVDQAIRVAIGNGATLLTGGKRLTRPPLDKGFFYRPTILEVDRNDLPCVRDEIFGPVLTVKRITSLDEGVQLANDTDFGLGAAVWSRNVTKLFRAARQLDAGTVWMNMNLMSTMEAPFGGNKNSGIGREYGTMGLREYMKVKNQMVSLEDEASDFYTDSDT; translated from the coding sequence ATGCTCCAATTGCGATTGCTCATCGACAACGAATGGTCCGATGCACAGCAGAGCCGTACATTTCCCGTGACCAATCCCGCCACCGGCGAAGTGATCGCACAAGCGGCGGAGGCCTCTGCCGACGATGTGGACCGAGCTGTTGGCGCGGCCCGGTCCGCTTTCGAGCGAGGCGAATGGTCCGAGAGGGAGCCCGACGATCGTGCGGACATCCTGTTACGAGTTGCGAGTCTGCTGAACGAACGGCAGGCCGAGTTCGCTCGCCTTGAGTGCTTGGACTCGGGGAAGCCGATCCGGGAAACCTCAACGGTGGACATCCCGTATTCAATCCGCGCTTTTGAATACTTCGCGAACATTGCCCGCGAAGTGAAGGGGGAGGTCATTCCCGTCAAGGGCAAACGCGTGCTCGATTTCCAGACCTTTGAACCGCACGGTGTCGTGGCCGCCATTACGCCATGGAACTTCCCGCTGCACCTGTTCACCCGCGCCATTTGCCCGGCGCTGGCTGCGGGCAATACCGTGGTGGCCAAGACATCGCCGATGACGCCTGCAACCAGTGGCTTGCTGGGGGAGCTTCTGCTCGCGGCCGGGATGCCGGCCGGGACGATCAACATTCTCCACGGCGGTCGGGAGGCGGGGGAGGCGTTGGTGTCACACCCTGACGTGCGGATGATCACCTTCACCGGCAGCGAACCGGTTGGGCGAAGCATTATGGAGGCATCCTCCCGCTCGCCGATCATCAAAAAAATGATTCTTGAACTCGGCGGCAAGGGCGCTTTCATCGCTGACGCCGACTGCGACGTCGAGGCCGCAGTCGCCTCAGTGCTCGTGGGATTCTGCCTCACCCAAGGGCAGGTCTGTTGTGCGTCGACCCGCCTCTACCTGCATGCTGACATCTACCACGACTTTCTCGATCGGCTCGTCCGGCGCGCCGAATCGCTGCGCATCGGCGATCCCCTCGATCCCAAAACACAGCTCGGAACGCTGATGAACCAAGCGCAGCTCGACCGGGTGGACCAGGCGATCCGCGTTGCGATCGGCAACGGGGCCACCTTGCTCACCGGCGGCAAGCGTCTGACCCGGCCCCCCCTGGACAAGGGCTTTTTCTATCGCCCAACGATACTTGAAGTTGATCGCAACGATTTGCCATGCGTACGCGATGAGATCTTCGGCCCCGTGTTGACCGTCAAACGCATCACGTCCCTTGACGAAGGTGTCCAACTGGCCAACGACACCGACTTCGGCCTGGGCGCCGCCGTCTGGAGCCGTAACGTCACCAAGCTGTTTCGTGCGGCCCGTCAACTGGACGCGGGAACGGTTTGGATGAACATGAACCTCATGTCGACCATGGAAGCTCCTTTCGGTGGCAATAAGAACAGCGGAATCGGCCGGGAATACGGCACGATGGGGCTGCGCGAGTACATGAAGGTTAAGAATCAGATGGTTTCGCTGGAGGATGAGGCGAGCGATTTTTACACGGATTCAGACACCTGA
- a CDS encoding family 78 glycoside hydrolase catalytic domain yields MATPIASPIESSNTDDGTAPRVRWRGKWIWPPTTKEQPHAFALFRRCFTLERPSEAARLFITASHAYALWVNGHFVGRGPALSDPRFQRYDERDIAEWLEAGRNCLTVLAHHDISRNRLTAHAEARGLLFQLECGDRVIASDETCRATLATAWRVPPQGFDDTTCAEMFDARQMPADWHTPEFSDGDWFTADPVIPPTNTLWGCAQPQARFYPWVNLIPSEVCEPHAAHRRAKRIHTAGEVLQTMEPGADGAVRLSLETIRPFTKARLDRPETLITGQGEPARVVNSDPAEPDATFDGLRNVTIVLDFGELMNARPVLHLDAPAGAVIDIGYATHLQEGRAVSYRSRRTPQADQYIARAGEQRWQPFQWRQFRYLQLTFRSLNEPLILLGVEAETTEPRLEDRGRFACEDELVNQAMTMSRRTVALTVLDRLMDNASRERRQYLGDGAGMLRAIWALHGDAAVGRKYLHQADEGQHSTGLYRYSYPGHDDDRTSLFDHSLAMPLLVWEHHRLFADAALVERLWPGLIRFARLMTSCLDEDGLMGMPPYAVWLDWAAIDRRGRSFLLSAYAAEAFERLADLSRTLKLGGPAERWSDLAQQIRATLRERFFDGRRGVYVDCLLDKPDADNPPGASEHALSAAIVLGIATPEQTEVMCRTYERDPMAFSQVSPAWQELPTALIRAGRTDLALAWAHRRYGQLIEQGFETIPEMWCLWGEKTLGQWRCRDSRAVAQGTGLPWPKAMLSGVCGLEPAEPGFTRVRLTPRLGSLRRIDAALPGPDGDYAVKMSREGSRLQITLDLPAVKPVELVLPGFQETDQLAALGDVLTPTEWRTLLSGPAAVFQLVGARRYELAWDAGGERVIA; encoded by the coding sequence ATGGCCACACCCATCGCCAGCCCGATTGAATCTTCGAACACCGACGACGGCACCGCGCCTCGCGTGCGGTGGCGGGGCAAGTGGATCTGGCCACCCACGACCAAGGAGCAACCACACGCCTTCGCGCTCTTTCGTCGATGTTTCACGCTCGAGCGTCCGTCCGAGGCAGCGAGGTTGTTCATCACCGCCAGTCACGCGTATGCGTTGTGGGTAAATGGGCATTTTGTCGGACGGGGACCGGCGCTTTCGGATCCGCGTTTTCAGCGGTACGACGAGCGCGACATAGCCGAGTGGCTGGAGGCGGGCAGGAACTGCCTGACCGTGCTGGCACACCACGATATCAGCCGCAACCGCCTCACGGCCCACGCCGAAGCGCGGGGACTGCTGTTTCAACTCGAGTGCGGCGACAGGGTCATCGCCAGCGACGAGACCTGCCGCGCAACGCTCGCCACTGCCTGGCGCGTGCCTCCACAGGGTTTCGATGACACGACTTGTGCAGAGATGTTCGACGCCCGGCAGATGCCGGCGGACTGGCACACGCCCGAATTCAGCGACGGCGACTGGTTCACGGCCGATCCGGTGATTCCACCGACCAATACGCTATGGGGCTGTGCCCAACCACAGGCCCGCTTCTACCCATGGGTCAACCTGATCCCAAGCGAGGTCTGCGAGCCACATGCAGCGCACCGCCGAGCCAAGCGAATTCATACTGCGGGCGAAGTCCTGCAGACGATGGAGCCAGGGGCTGACGGGGCTGTGCGATTGAGCCTTGAGACCATACGCCCATTCACCAAAGCCCGCCTCGACCGGCCGGAGACGCTGATCACAGGCCAAGGCGAACCGGCGCGCGTCGTGAACTCCGACCCGGCCGAGCCCGACGCAACCTTTGACGGGCTGCGGAATGTGACGATCGTACTGGACTTTGGCGAGTTGATGAACGCTCGGCCTGTGCTGCACCTCGACGCACCGGCCGGCGCGGTCATCGACATCGGCTACGCCACACACTTGCAGGAGGGGCGGGCCGTGTCGTACCGCTCACGACGGACGCCCCAGGCAGACCAGTACATCGCCCGCGCTGGCGAGCAGCGATGGCAGCCGTTCCAGTGGCGGCAGTTCCGTTACCTTCAGCTCACGTTTCGCAGTTTGAACGAGCCGCTCATTCTGCTCGGCGTCGAGGCGGAAACGACTGAGCCAAGACTCGAAGATCGCGGCCGTTTCGCCTGTGAGGATGAACTGGTGAACCAGGCGATGACGATGAGTCGGCGAACCGTGGCGTTGACAGTCCTCGACCGGCTGATGGACAACGCCTCGCGTGAGCGGCGGCAATACCTCGGCGACGGGGCCGGCATGCTGCGGGCGATCTGGGCGCTGCACGGCGATGCGGCGGTCGGGCGAAAGTACCTGCACCAGGCCGACGAGGGCCAGCACAGCACAGGACTCTACCGCTACAGCTATCCGGGGCATGACGACGACCGCACGTCTTTGTTTGACCACTCGCTGGCCATGCCGCTGCTGGTCTGGGAGCACCACCGTCTGTTTGCCGACGCGGCGCTCGTCGAGCGACTGTGGCCGGGGCTGATACGGTTCGCACGGCTGATGACCTCATGTCTGGATGAGGACGGCTTGATGGGAATGCCACCCTACGCGGTCTGGCTTGACTGGGCGGCCATTGATCGACGCGGCCGATCGTTTCTGCTCAGCGCATACGCGGCCGAGGCATTCGAACGGTTGGCGGATCTGTCGCGGACACTGAAGCTCGGCGGACCGGCGGAGCGATGGAGCGATCTGGCCCAACAGATACGGGCAACGCTGCGTGAGCGTTTTTTCGATGGCCGTCGTGGCGTGTATGTCGATTGCCTGCTCGACAAGCCGGACGCGGACAACCCGCCCGGCGCCAGCGAACACGCCCTTTCTGCAGCGATCGTGCTGGGGATCGCAACGCCTGAACAGACTGAGGTGATGTGTCGAACCTATGAGCGCGACCCGATGGCGTTCAGCCAGGTGTCACCTGCATGGCAGGAACTGCCGACCGCGTTGATCCGGGCCGGACGGACGGACCTCGCCCTGGCCTGGGCGCATCGACGATATGGGCAACTGATCGAACAGGGATTCGAAACGATTCCGGAAATGTGGTGCCTGTGGGGTGAAAAGACACTGGGGCAGTGGCGATGCCGTGACTCGCGGGCGGTGGCGCAGGGGACCGGACTGCCGTGGCCGAAGGCGATGTTGAGCGGGGTGTGCGGGCTGGAGCCTGCCGAACCGGGCTTCACGCGGGTGCGCCTGACACCACGTCTCGGGTCCCTGCGTCGGATCGATGCGGCATTGCCTGGCCCTGACGGGGATTACGCCGTTAAGATGAGCAGGGAAGGATCGCGGCTTCAAATCACGCTCGACTTGCCCGCCGTGAAACCCGTGGAGCTTGTACTGCCAGGCTTTCAAGAGACAGATCAGCTTGCGGCCCTTGGTGACGTGTTGACGCCAACCGAATGGCGGACGCTGCTCAGCGGGCCCGCAGCGGTGTTTCAACTGGTTGGCGCCCGCCGATACGAGTTGGCGTGGGACGCCGGCGGAGAACGGGTGATTGCATGA
- a CDS encoding PEP-CTERM sorting domain-containing protein: MQTPSTCIALTCAALLTAGTPLDVKADSFAIFSVQGQNSIRTLDTRTGQPVTGTLASGQTLSAAQRTGDQLLYSVDGTWATHIVNPEPLEGPSANIYASNRSLGVTDAGATGDAVGTLYNNTLGSPHALYHLAATGPTAITTTNIHSVAVSKGTALVGRDNGQIHSYDLATGTFSGNLITGSMTVAAGAGDSGTFAFGFTAANNTSHSRVATSPPLALVSGASTASLMLNAFGSQDVLLATVGSNIVRFDSRSSTAFVTTASGQALSHAVALGNSNLFILGTATGGTHRYDVDAGTYTTFSSVERLVSGFSFGDYALLGLLHTDGSGRTVLVDHNGSILSTVASSTGDASAAYVIGAGTSYTVIPEPGSMTLLGLGGVLILFRRRA, translated from the coding sequence ATGCAGACCCCAAGCACCTGTATCGCCCTGACCTGTGCCGCCCTGCTCACTGCGGGAACCCCGCTGGATGTCAAAGCGGACAGCTTTGCCATATTCTCCGTCCAGGGCCAGAACAGCATCCGCACGCTCGACACCCGCACCGGCCAGCCCGTGACGGGCACCTTGGCCTCCGGCCAGACACTCTCCGCAGCCCAGAGGACAGGCGACCAACTCCTCTACAGCGTCGACGGCACGTGGGCGACGCACATCGTCAATCCCGAACCGCTCGAAGGTCCGTCGGCCAATATCTACGCCAGCAACCGCAGCCTGGGCGTCACCGATGCCGGCGCCACCGGCGACGCCGTTGGCACGCTCTACAACAACACGCTCGGCTCGCCCCATGCCCTCTACCACCTCGCCGCCACGGGCCCGACGGCCATCACGACAACCAATATCCACTCAGTCGCCGTAAGCAAAGGCACTGCCCTGGTGGGACGGGACAACGGACAAATTCACAGCTACGACCTCGCCACGGGGACATTCAGCGGCAACCTCATCACCGGCTCGATGACCGTCGCCGCAGGCGCAGGCGATTCCGGCACGTTCGCCTTCGGCTTCACGGCCGCCAACAACACCAGCCACAGTCGCGTCGCCACGTCGCCGCCGCTCGCCCTTGTCAGCGGTGCCAGCACCGCCTCGCTCATGCTCAACGCATTCGGGAGCCAGGACGTCCTGCTGGCCACCGTCGGCAGCAACATCGTCCGATTCGACAGCCGCAGTTCAACCGCGTTTGTGACAACGGCCAGCGGTCAGGCCCTCAGCCACGCCGTCGCACTGGGTAATTCGAATCTGTTTATTCTGGGGACCGCCACCGGCGGCACCCACCGCTACGACGTGGATGCAGGCACATACACCACCTTCAGTTCAGTGGAACGTCTCGTCAGCGGCTTCAGCTTCGGCGACTACGCTCTCCTCGGCCTGCTGCATACCGACGGCAGCGGCCGTACCGTCCTCGTCGACCACAACGGTTCAATACTCAGCACGGTGGCGAGTTCTACCGGCGACGCCAGCGCCGCCTACGTCATCGGCGCCGGCACGAGCTACACCGTCATCCCAGAACCGGGAAGCATGACCCTTCTTGGTCTCGGCGGCGTGCTCATCCTTTTTCGACGACGAGCCTAG
- a CDS encoding NAD-dependent epimerase/dehydratase family protein: protein MPYTLITGATGLIGRALCTSLDQDTPPLAISRGQLDLNTASVQGDFARFEDLRQLDRYEIEAVVHLGAVTGGCSERDGFAVNVEGTRCLMRYLIDRGCRRFVLASSIAVVGLQSAEFRPRRFPIPDEHPCFDRHGYGLSKYLMEELARYYHRQNPLLDITNLRLAAIHSDDAPPPWNHGDTPGEWALAGLTRMNLSDAVAAIRAALDISKPGQQPGFRVLNAAAPHAWADRPTAEILRAWYGPEVDLTWFEQPGHERRGAFDVRSIENELGFTATHTPMPPLQHDHVAR, encoded by the coding sequence ATGCCATACACGCTCATCACCGGTGCCACGGGCCTTATCGGTCGGGCGCTTTGCACCTCGCTCGATCAAGACACGCCGCCGCTGGCCATAAGCCGAGGTCAACTCGACCTGAACACCGCGTCGGTGCAGGGCGACTTTGCGCGTTTTGAAGACCTGCGACAGTTGGATCGATACGAGATCGAGGCGGTGGTGCACCTCGGGGCCGTGACAGGTGGTTGCAGCGAACGCGATGGGTTTGCGGTCAACGTCGAGGGCACGCGCTGCCTGATGCGCTACCTCATCGATCGCGGGTGTCGGCGGTTCGTGCTCGCCAGTTCGATCGCCGTGGTGGGCTTGCAGTCGGCCGAGTTCCGCCCCCGCCGATTCCCCATCCCCGACGAACACCCCTGCTTTGACCGACACGGTTACGGGCTCTCCAAATACCTGATGGAAGAGCTCGCCCGCTACTATCACCGACAGAATCCGCTACTCGACATCACCAACCTTCGGCTGGCGGCAATCCATTCCGATGACGCCCCGCCGCCGTGGAACCACGGCGACACACCCGGCGAATGGGCGCTGGCGGGCCTGACCCGCATGAACCTCAGCGACGCGGTGGCGGCGATTAGAGCCGCCCTGGACATCTCGAAGCCGGGGCAGCAACCCGGTTTCCGTGTGCTCAACGCAGCCGCACCTCATGCCTGGGCGGATCGCCCAACGGCCGAAATCCTGCGGGCATGGTACGGCCCGGAAGTCGATCTGACCTGGTTCGAACAGCCGGGCCATGAACGGCGAGGCGCGTTCGATGTCCGCTCGATAGAAAACGAACTCGGCTTCACGGCCACGCACACACCGATGCCACCGCTCCAGCATGACCACGTGGCCCGCTAA
- a CDS encoding C-terminal binding protein — protein MPKRYKVVIPDFIVDALTPERDILGDMSDVFAYDANHEDELAGRIEDADAIMLYHNLSLTRKTLGRLNQCKLIVRCGVGVDNVDHAYARTRGIPVANVPDYGTEEVADSALAMALTLARGVHPLNSMIRDGRDPYSYTQVVPLQRLRGAVFGVVGMGRIGTAAALRAKAFGMDVVFHDPYVADGCDKAVGCRRVDRLEDLLEQAYILSLHCPLTDETRHLINGTTLGRMPRGGFLINTARGGVVDTALLSDALTSGQLAGAGIDVLVNEPPAADDPLVVVWRNPQHVAHHRLILNPHSAFYSEQGLRDMRVKGAGACRDVLLGKLPRNIIN, from the coding sequence ATGCCCAAACGTTACAAGGTGGTTATCCCCGATTTCATCGTCGATGCCCTGACACCGGAGCGCGACATTCTCGGCGACATGAGCGATGTTTTTGCGTATGACGCAAATCATGAGGACGAGCTGGCGGGCCGAATCGAAGATGCGGACGCGATCATGCTCTACCACAATCTGTCGCTGACGAGGAAAACCCTCGGCAGGCTGAATCAGTGCAAGCTCATCGTTCGATGTGGCGTGGGCGTCGATAACGTCGACCACGCGTATGCCCGCACGCGCGGCATCCCCGTGGCAAACGTGCCCGACTACGGTACGGAAGAAGTGGCGGACTCGGCGCTGGCAATGGCCTTGACACTCGCCCGCGGGGTGCACCCGCTCAACAGCATGATCAGGGACGGTCGCGACCCCTACTCCTATACGCAAGTGGTCCCATTGCAGCGATTGCGTGGCGCGGTGTTCGGCGTCGTCGGTATGGGCCGAATCGGCACCGCCGCGGCGCTGCGGGCGAAGGCGTTTGGCATGGATGTCGTCTTCCATGACCCATACGTCGCGGACGGTTGCGATAAGGCTGTTGGTTGTCGGCGTGTCGATCGGCTCGAAGATCTGCTTGAGCAAGCGTACATCCTCAGCCTCCACTGTCCGCTGACAGACGAGACGCGGCACCTGATCAACGGCACGACCCTTGGCCGGATGCCTCGGGGGGGGTTTCTGATCAATACGGCCCGCGGCGGTGTCGTGGACACGGCCCTGCTGTCCGACGCCTTGACGTCGGGGCAACTCGCCGGCGCGGGCATCGACGTGCTCGTCAACGAACCACCGGCCGCTGACGACCCGCTCGTGGTCGTCTGGCGTAATCCGCAGCACGTGGCCCACCACCGGCTGATCCTCAACCCCCATTCAGCCTTCTACAGCGAGCAGGGCCTGCGCGACATGCGCGTCAAAGGCGCAGGAGCTTGCCGTGACGTGCTTCTCGGCAAGCTGCCCCGCAACATCATCAACTGA